The genomic interval CGGCGTCACCGACATCTTCGGCGAGGACATCGGGCCGCCCCTCGGCGGCGCGTTCACGCAGACCCAAGGCCTCAAGACCGCGTGGAACTCCCCGCTCGACGAGCGCGGCATCATCGGCACCGCGATCGGCCTCGCGCTCGCCGGGCAGAAGCCCGTCTGCGAGATCCAGTTCTGCGACTACATCTACAACACCATCGATCTCCTGAAGATCGCGGGCAACACGCTCTGGTCGTCGAACGGCCAGTGGAACGTGCCCATGGTGTGCATGACCCCGGTCGGGGCGGGCATCCGCGGGAGCATCTACCACTCGCACTCGTTCGACGCGACGGCGACCCACATCCCCGGGTGGAAGGTCGTGATGCCCTCGAACCCGCTCGACGCGTACGGGCTCATGCTCTCGGCGATCGTCGACCCGAACCCGGTCATGTACCTCCTCCCGAAGGCGCTCATGCGCACGCGCGCGCTCCCCGAGGAGCTCATCCCCGGCGAGCCGGGCGACGAGAAGGCGCTCTCGAAGATGATCGACGCGCCCCTCGGCGATCGCTCGCAGTGGAGCGCCGAGTGGCCGGACACGCCGACGCTGTTCGTGCCCATCGGAAAGGCGAAGACGCTCCGCGAAGGCGAGCACGTGACCGTGATCTCGTGCGGGCGCCTCGTGCGCGACGCCATGCGTGCCGCCGACGAGCTCCGCGCCGAAGGCGTGTCGGTCGAGGTGATCGACCTCCGCACGCTCTACCCGTACGACTGCGACGCGATCCGAGACAGCGTCAAGAAGACGCACCGCGTGCTCGTCGTGAACGAGGACACCGAGGTCACGAACTTCGGAGAGCACCTCATCCGACGCATCGTCGAAGAGCTCTTCTACGAGCTCTACGCGCCGCCGCGGCTCCTCGCGGGCGCGTTCGTGCCGGGGATCGGCCTCGCCGACAACCTCGAGCACGCCAGCGTTCCGCAAAAGTCCGAAATGATTAAGATTTTGCGGGAGCTTGCGGCCCACGAGCCGTGAGGTCAGGCTAAGGCTCGGTCCATGGCACTCCCACGTTCGGCGCCCGCGGGGGCATTCGAGGCCGGCGCCTTCTTGGTCGTCGAGGACCGTGAGGGCGTGACGGTCGCGGGTGGGGACACGATCGACGTCGAGCGCACGATCTCTCCCGAGAGCCTCGGCCTCGCGGACGACGACGACCTCGGGACCGGCCTCGGTCGCGCCCTCTCTCGGCTCCTCGGCCGCGAGGTGGCCGACGAGGACGGCATCTACGATTTCGCCGTCCGCGATCCGTCGGCTCGCGATCGTGTGGTGGCAAGCTTGGTGTTGGCCGTGTCCGACGACGACGATGCGGTCGAGCTCTCGCTCGAGGTCGCGACGGACGTGTCGGCCAAAGAGATCGTGTCGCACATCGTCGCGGCGATCGCGAAGGCGTCGGCTATTGCGGAGAAGGGCCCTTCGCCCGAGGCCTCGTGAGGCCCCGCCCCGTCTTCGACCGAACGCTCCGCGTGCTCGTCGCGTGGCTCGTTGCGCTCGCGATGTTCCTGGGCGGCCTCGGTCCCATCGTCGCCCGCGCGCTCGCCGGGGCGCCCGCGCACGCGTGCCACTGCGCGCTCGGCGGAGCCCACACGACGTGCGTGTGCCCCATCTGCAGCCCCGAGCTGCGCGACGGCGACGACCCCGAAGGAGGAGGTGTCGCGAGCGTACGCGGCACCTGCGGAGACGAGCCTCGTGCCGTCCTCGCCAAGTGGCTCCCTCTCGACGTGCCCCACCGAGGAGAGGTCCCCGTCGTGGGGTGGGAGCGCGCGCCCGCTCCTTCCGGGGAGCGACGACGGGTGGGGTTGATCCGGCCGCCCCCCGAGCCCGAGCCACCTCGAACGGCCCGCGTCTCCACCTGAACCAAGCGCCGTGCCGTCGCTGCCGCGCTCGCGTGAGGCTCTCGCGCGAGGTGGGGCTGCGGGCTCGCGCGCCTCGTGCGTGCCACTGCCGGCGCGCGCGGGGAGACGTCCATGTTCATGCCGCGCGGGCCGCTCGTCCGCGCATCGAGACCTACCGATGATCCTGTTTCGTTCCTTCGGGGCGCCCGTCTTGGCGTCCATGCTGGGCGCCGCGTGCGCCATCTCCGCCTGCTCCCACGACCACGACGACGGCGAGACGCACACCGCGTCGTACCCGTCCTGCTCGGCCATCCTCGAGGCCTGCCACCCGCTCGACGAGGGGACGGGTCCAATCCACGACTGCCACGACCTCTCGCACGACGGGACGGAGGAGATGTGCGCGCCGCGCAAGGCCGAGTGCCTCACCGTGTGTGTGCCGAAGGCCGACGCGGGGGCCGACGCCACGCCTCGCGACGCCGCCTCGGGAGGTTGAGCCGGTCGCCCTTGCGTCGGCGCGACCATTCGCGCTAGAGGCCACGCGTCGCACGCCGAGGGAGACCTCGCCTTGCGGCGCGTGACGTCGTGAGGCGTGGGCTCCTCCTCGCCTCACTGGGAAGCCGGTGAAAGACCGGCGCGGCACCCGCCACGGTATCCGGGGACGAACCCGAGCAAATCCACCGACGCCTCGCGCTTCGGGAAGGGCTCGGGGGAGGACGATCCGGGAGCCCGGAGACCGGACGCTACGCTCACTGGCTCGGGTGAACCCCGGGCATGGTTCGAGCCGAGGGCCGTCCCGAGGCTCGGCCCACGCGGGCTGCGTGGGAGGAGTGTCTATGAAATCATTGAAGATTTGCGGCCTCGTGGCCGTAGGTGCGGCGCTGTGCTCGAGCGCCTTCGTCGCGTGCACGGGGGACGACGA from Myxococcales bacterium carries:
- a CDS encoding alpha-ketoacid dehydrogenase subunit beta encodes the protein MATVVQAVRMALHVGEERLGVTDIFGEDIGPPLGGAFTQTQGLKTAWNSPLDERGIIGTAIGLALAGQKPVCEIQFCDYIYNTIDLLKIAGNTLWSSNGQWNVPMVCMTPVGAGIRGSIYHSHSFDATATHIPGWKVVMPSNPLDAYGLMLSAIVDPNPVMYLLPKALMRTRALPEELIPGEPGDEKALSKMIDAPLGDRSQWSAEWPDTPTLFVPIGKAKTLREGEHVTVISCGRLVRDAMRAADELRAEGVSVEVIDLRTLYPYDCDAIRDSVKKTHRVLVVNEDTEVTNFGEHLIRRIVEELFYELYAPPRLLAGAFVPGIGLADNLEHASVPQKSEMIKILRELAAHEP